A part of Armatimonadota bacterium genomic DNA contains:
- a CDS encoding ABC transporter permease, protein MRRLVRYAGLVCIVVLLNFLVPRLLPGSPAAGGGGDEAAVLPSAAYRSLVATYHLDLPLPAQLARYIAGLPRGDLGWSLTSHRPVARILMERLPWTLLLVGSAVVLAAAFGGVLGWAAAWYGRRRAVRVLTAATVGVGALPEFLIGMALIVVFSSRLQIFPSGGATTPFAGHHGLMQAVLDVAWHAALPGFTLVLGLTPAFALLMRNALVPLLSERYLVTARAKGLTSRRVAWHALRNALPPVATLLGLRLGTAVAGAAVVERIFAYPGMGMLLYEAISTRDYPLMQGVFLVASLAVLTVNLLLDLVAARLDPRLEGQA, encoded by the coding sequence GTGCGGCGCCTGGTACGCTACGCCGGGCTGGTGTGCATTGTAGTACTGCTGAACTTCCTCGTGCCGCGGCTGCTTCCCGGGAGTCCGGCAGCAGGCGGGGGCGGCGACGAGGCGGCGGTTCTGCCGTCTGCCGCCTACCGATCCCTGGTTGCCACCTATCACCTCGACCTCCCGCTGCCGGCCCAGCTCGCCAGATACATTGCCGGGTTGCCCAGGGGAGACCTGGGGTGGTCGTTGACATCGCACCGTCCGGTTGCCCGCATTCTGATGGAGCGGCTGCCCTGGACGCTCCTTCTTGTTGGCAGCGCCGTGGTGCTGGCCGCCGCGTTCGGCGGTGTCCTGGGGTGGGCGGCCGCCTGGTACGGTCGCCGCCGGGCCGTCCGCGTTCTGACCGCGGCCACCGTGGGAGTGGGCGCCCTGCCCGAGTTCCTGATCGGCATGGCGCTGATAGTTGTGTTCTCTTCTCGCCTGCAGATCTTCCCATCCGGTGGTGCCACCACCCCGTTTGCCGGCCATCATGGACTGATGCAGGCCGTGCTCGATGTGGCCTGGCACGCGGCGCTCCCGGGGTTCACGCTCGTCCTTGGCCTCACGCCGGCCTTTGCCCTGCTGATGCGCAATGCGCTCGTGCCGCTGCTGAGTGAACGGTACCTGGTGACGGCACGGGCCAAGGGGCTCACCTCCAGGCGTGTCGCCTGGCACGCGCTTCGCAACGCGTTGCCACCCGTGGCCACGCTCCTGGGACTCCGGCTGGGTACGGCAGTCGCCGGAGCGGCCGTGGTCGAGCGCATCTTTGCCTACCCTGGGATGGGCATGCTTCTGTACGAGGCGATAAGCACGCGCGACTACCCCTTGATGCAGGGCGTGTTTCTGGTAGCCAGCCTGGCGGTGCTGACGGTGAACCTGCTTCTGGACCTCGTTGCCGCCAGGCTCGATCCTCGACTCGAGGGCCAGGCGTGA
- a CDS encoding ABC transporter permease: MNAHGRPRRRPNGRGTAATGAAVLVALILLAMAAPLLSPEEPDRIAGDPAAPPGPRFWLGTNAMGQDLFSHLLYGARTSLLVGFLAACLSTGLSAAVGISAGMWRRGQGMLMALVDLFLALPQVPLIVLMVVFWGPGFWPLVGTLALIGWAAFARIVRAQVSVTLRKEYVEAARALGASEGRVLRAIVLMEVAPILFTKFLLTVRWAVLMEATLGLLGLADPGRVSWGLVLHQAFGYPLLFLNGAWLWWAVPPAIGIVVVTLALMAVGQDVDLWLNPAMRPPA; this comes from the coding sequence GTGAACGCGCACGGCCGCCCGCGGCGCCGGCCGAACGGGCGAGGCACGGCCGCGACCGGAGCCGCGGTGCTGGTCGCCCTTATCCTCCTGGCGATGGCCGCGCCCCTGCTGTCCCCTGAGGAGCCCGACCGCATAGCCGGAGATCCGGCCGCACCTCCTGGCCCGCGGTTCTGGCTGGGCACCAACGCGATGGGGCAGGACCTGTTCAGCCACCTGCTCTACGGCGCGCGGACCTCTCTCCTGGTGGGGTTTCTTGCCGCCTGCCTGTCCACGGGCCTCTCCGCCGCGGTCGGCATCTCCGCGGGGATGTGGCGGCGGGGCCAGGGCATGCTCATGGCGCTGGTGGACCTCTTCCTGGCCTTGCCCCAGGTGCCGCTCATCGTGCTGATGGTGGTCTTCTGGGGCCCGGGCTTCTGGCCGCTCGTGGGAACCCTGGCCCTGATCGGATGGGCCGCGTTCGCGCGCATCGTGCGCGCACAGGTTTCGGTTACCCTACGGAAGGAGTACGTTGAGGCGGCGCGCGCGCTGGGGGCTTCGGAAGGACGCGTGCTGCGGGCAATCGTCCTGATGGAGGTGGCCCCGATCCTGTTCACGAAGTTCCTGCTGACGGTGCGGTGGGCGGTCCTAATGGAGGCCACGCTGGGGCTGCTGGGACTCGCCGATCCCGGTCGCGTGAGCTGGGGGCTCGTGCTCCACCAGGCCTTTGGGTACCCGCTGCTCTTCCTGAATGGCGCCTGGCTCTGGTGGGCTGTTCCCCCGGCTATCGGGATCGTGGTCGTGACCCTGGCCTTGATGGCCGTGGGGCAGGACGTTGACTTGTGGCTCAACCCGGCCATGCGTCCTCCGGCGTGA
- a CDS encoding hydrogenase maturation nickel metallochaperone HypA: MPQAHPGAGGQPRTVHPGHAGPGKPDFLRQSRMHEVAIAQALLTEVEAAASRHGLKSVSAVGICVGQNSGVAAEPLMQAFEILRGGCAGCAVLDLRTTEGTDLRMEWLEGE; the protein is encoded by the coding sequence ATGCCTCAAGCTCACCCCGGCGCAGGTGGCCAACCTCGAACGGTACACCCAGGGCATGCTGGCCCTGGCAAACCAGACTTTCTGAGGCAGAGCCGGATGCACGAGGTGGCAATCGCACAGGCCCTGCTGACCGAGGTAGAAGCCGCGGCTTCGCGGCACGGCCTGAAGAGCGTTTCAGCGGTGGGCATCTGCGTGGGACAGAACAGCGGCGTCGCGGCAGAGCCCTTGATGCAGGCGTTCGAGATCCTACGCGGGGGCTGCGCGGGTTGCGCGGTGCTCGATCTGAGGACCACCGAGGGCACCGACCTCCGCATGGAGTGGCTGGAGGGAGAATGA
- the hypB gene encoding hydrogenase nickel incorporation protein HypB: MRVEVVERILRANDALAAEVRGLLDRAGITAVNLIGSPGSGKTSLLERTAALLHPRLRLGVIEGDIATTRDAERVARCGIPAVQIETRLVGNACHLDASMVQTALGRLPLADVQVLFIENVGNLVCPAAYDVGEHLRVVVASVPEGDDKVYKYPSTFSRADAVVLNKIDLVAATEFSLEVFTAGLREVTAAPLFPVSARTGEGVADWITWIEARQTCHARDAAHPATAAGQDPAVSDGTGAG; the protein is encoded by the coding sequence GTGCGCGTGGAGGTAGTGGAGCGCATCCTGCGTGCCAACGATGCGCTGGCCGCCGAGGTCCGCGGACTGCTCGACCGGGCTGGCATCACGGCCGTCAACCTGATTGGTTCCCCGGGCAGCGGTAAGACCTCTCTCCTGGAACGGACTGCGGCCCTGCTCCACCCACGCCTTCGCCTCGGTGTCATAGAGGGAGACATCGCCACGACCCGCGATGCGGAGCGCGTTGCCCGCTGCGGTATCCCCGCAGTGCAGATCGAGACCCGCCTGGTAGGCAACGCGTGCCACCTGGACGCGAGCATGGTACAGACCGCGCTCGGTCGCCTGCCGCTGGCGGACGTGCAGGTCCTGTTCATCGAGAACGTCGGAAACCTGGTCTGTCCCGCGGCGTACGACGTCGGCGAGCACCTGCGCGTCGTGGTGGCAAGCGTTCCCGAGGGCGACGACAAGGTGTACAAGTATCCGTCCACATTCTCCAGGGCAGACGCGGTGGTCCTGAACAAGATAGACCTCGTTGCGGCCACCGAGTTCTCGCTCGAGGTCTTCACAGCCGGGCTGCGCGAGGTAACGGCGGCGCCGCTCTTCCCGGTCTCGGCACGCACCGGAGAAGGCGTGGCGGACTGGATCACCTGGATAGAGGCACGGCAGACCTGTCACGCGCGCGATGCGGCCCACCCCGCAACGGCCGCCGGTCAGGATCCGGCGGTGTCAGACGGCACAGGGGCGGGCTAG
- a CDS encoding Crp/Fnr family transcriptional regulator codes for MEGYSPTELLRSSHLFGALEPQHLEKLAAIASEVTWAEGQVIFREGEADDRLYLVVEGLVALEMYIPNRGRATILTAGPHEIFGWSAAVPVVGKKTAGARALQRTRAIAIDAGALCAACEQDHDLGFYVYRTLADVIASRLTATRLQLLDVYAVGKGE; via the coding sequence ATGGAGGGATACTCTCCGACCGAGTTGCTGCGCTCCTCGCACCTGTTTGGGGCGCTGGAGCCCCAGCATCTGGAGAAGCTGGCCGCGATTGCCTCGGAGGTCACCTGGGCCGAGGGCCAGGTGATATTCCGGGAAGGCGAGGCCGATGACAGGTTGTACCTGGTGGTTGAGGGACTGGTGGCGCTGGAGATGTACATCCCCAATCGCGGCCGCGCCACGATCCTGACCGCCGGCCCGCACGAGATATTCGGGTGGTCGGCGGCCGTACCGGTTGTCGGGAAGAAGACCGCCGGCGCGCGCGCCCTGCAGAGGACGCGGGCCATTGCCATAGATGCGGGCGCGCTGTGCGCGGCCTGCGAGCAGGATCACGACCTCGGCTTCTACGTCTATCGCACCCTGGCAGATGTTATTGCCAGCCGCCTGACCGCGACGCGCCTGCAACTGCTGGACGTGTACGCGGTTGGCAAGGGAGAGTGA
- a CDS encoding sulfite reductase subunit A, producing MVEQTPPLGGQVVISKPALQQIFDALRTVGYCLIGPTVRGDAIVYDEIALLDDLPIGWADEQGPGTYRLHRRDDQAHFGFVVGPHSWKRYLYPPSLRLFSTRRDGDGFSVEANTDSPPLYAFIGVRGCELAAIAVQDRVFLEGPVQEPHYKTRRERAFVLAVNCTEPGGSCFCASVRTGPRCSSGFDLALTEMDDVFLLEVGSALGAQMLSGVEWRLAGAFDLSRARQAMADALTRMGRGLNTHNLPDLLYDNLEHPHWEDVAKRCLSCANCTMVCPTCFCSDVLEASDLTGETAARVRVWDSCFNREFSYVFGGHLRPNTRARYRQWLTHKLASWKDQYGVSGCVGCGRCITWCPVGIDLTAELAAIRGESPL from the coding sequence ATGGTTGAGCAGACACCACCGCTTGGCGGGCAGGTGGTAATCTCCAAGCCAGCCCTGCAGCAGATCTTCGATGCGCTGCGCACGGTCGGCTACTGCCTGATTGGCCCGACCGTGCGCGGGGATGCCATTGTGTACGACGAGATCGCCCTCCTGGACGATCTTCCCATCGGGTGGGCCGATGAGCAGGGGCCGGGCACCTACCGGCTCCATCGCCGCGACGATCAGGCGCACTTCGGGTTCGTCGTCGGTCCGCACTCGTGGAAGAGGTATCTATACCCGCCGTCGCTGAGACTCTTCTCGACGCGCCGGGACGGGGACGGGTTCAGCGTCGAGGCGAACACCGATTCTCCGCCCTTGTACGCGTTCATTGGCGTGAGAGGGTGCGAGCTGGCGGCCATCGCCGTGCAGGATCGGGTGTTTCTCGAGGGTCCGGTGCAGGAGCCGCACTACAAGACCCGCCGCGAGCGCGCTTTCGTCCTGGCCGTGAACTGCACCGAGCCAGGCGGCTCCTGCTTCTGCGCATCCGTGAGGACCGGCCCCAGGTGTTCGTCTGGTTTCGACCTGGCCCTGACCGAGATGGACGACGTCTTCCTGCTGGAAGTCGGCTCGGCACTGGGAGCGCAGATGCTGTCCGGGGTTGAGTGGCGGCTGGCCGGCGCCTTCGACCTGAGCCGCGCCCGGCAGGCAATGGCCGATGCCTTGACGCGCATGGGCAGGGGGCTCAACACCCACAACCTGCCTGATCTGCTGTACGACAACCTGGAACACCCCCACTGGGAGGACGTGGCGAAGCGCTGCCTCTCGTGCGCCAACTGCACCATGGTGTGCCCCACCTGCTTCTGCTCTGACGTGCTGGAGGCAAGCGATCTCACCGGCGAGACCGCCGCGCGTGTGCGCGTCTGGGACTCCTGCTTCAATCGCGAGTTCTCCTACGTGTTCGGCGGGCACCTTCGGCCAAACACACGCGCCCGATACCGCCAGTGGCTCACGCACAAGCTGGCATCGTGGAAGGACCAGTACGGCGTCTCGGGGTGCGTGGGGTGCGGTCGGTGCATAACGTGGTGCCCGGTGGGCATTGACCTGACCGCGGAACTTGCGGCCATCAGAGGGGAGAGCCCGCTATGA
- a CDS encoding Ni/Fe hydrogenase subunit gamma produces the protein MNPTQAKSQRPPSTGHPLVPQPAVITHVQPEAQGVTTYTLEFNDPAVREAYRFCPGQFNMLYLPGIGESAISISSDPAEPALLRHTIRFAGNVTQAISRMDAGGVIGVRGPYGNPWPVDRAVGNDLIIVAGGIGLAPLRPVIYHVLRHRADYGKVTILNGARLPTDLLYPQEYDLWRSRDVEVVVTVDRADEAWKGRVGVVPMLFYAVRPDPKRTTVFTCGPEIMMHFVVYEALARRVPKERIYLSLERNMKCAVAFCGRCQYGPTFLCKDGPVLSYDRIEPFFTVEEF, from the coding sequence ATGAACCCAACCCAGGCCAAGAGCCAACGCCCACCATCTACCGGCCACCCCCTGGTACCCCAGCCGGCGGTGATCACCCACGTGCAACCCGAGGCGCAGGGCGTTACGACGTACACGCTGGAGTTCAATGACCCGGCCGTGCGCGAGGCATACCGCTTTTGCCCTGGCCAGTTCAACATGCTCTACCTGCCGGGCATCGGGGAGTCGGCCATATCCATCAGCTCGGATCCGGCTGAGCCCGCCCTCCTGCGTCATACGATCCGCTTCGCCGGCAACGTCACCCAGGCCATCTCCAGGATGGATGCCGGCGGCGTGATAGGCGTGCGCGGCCCCTACGGAAACCCCTGGCCCGTGGACCGGGCAGTGGGCAACGACCTGATAATCGTGGCCGGAGGCATCGGCCTGGCCCCTCTGCGCCCGGTAATCTACCACGTTCTCAGGCACAGGGCCGACTACGGCAAGGTTACCATCCTGAACGGTGCGCGTCTCCCGACCGACCTGCTCTACCCGCAGGAGTACGACCTGTGGCGTAGCCGAGACGTCGAGGTCGTCGTGACCGTGGACCGCGCCGACGAGGCGTGGAAAGGCCGCGTGGGCGTGGTACCCATGCTGTTCTACGCGGTGAGGCCCGACCCCAAGCGCACGACCGTCTTCACTTGCGGGCCGGAAATCATGATGCACTTCGTGGTCTACGAGGCGCTGGCGCGTCGAGTCCCCAAGGAACGCATCTACCTGTCGCTGGAGCGCAACATGAAATGCGCTGTTGCATTCTGCGGTCGCTGCCAGTACGGCCCGACCTTCCTGTGCAAGGATGGGCCGGTCCTGAGTTACGACCGCATTGAGCCGTTCTTCACCGTGGAGGAGTTCTGA
- a CDS encoding oxidoreductase, giving the protein MATPKKRKPSLAVFKFASCDGCQLSLLDCEDAVLAVADAVEIAYFVEARRQALAGPYDVTLVEGSVTTEEEVERIKEVRRQSGLLVTIGACATSGGIQALRNWADVGEFTRTVYASPEYIHTLDRSRPISDFVPVDFELRGCPISKQQLVDLVTSLLIGRKPSVPEHAVCNECKRQGTVCVMVAEGVPCLGPATQAGCGAICPAYNRGCYGCFGPMDLSNPAALGARFIAMGQTARDVSRAFRGFNGYSAVFRAASEQFEKDAIPS; this is encoded by the coding sequence ATGGCTACTCCCAAGAAGCGCAAGCCCAGCCTGGCGGTGTTCAAGTTCGCGTCATGCGACGGCTGCCAGCTTTCGCTGCTGGATTGTGAGGATGCCGTGCTCGCCGTGGCCGACGCGGTGGAGATTGCCTATTTCGTCGAGGCCCGCCGGCAGGCACTTGCCGGCCCCTATGACGTGACCCTGGTCGAGGGCTCGGTAACCACCGAAGAGGAAGTCGAGCGCATCAAGGAAGTACGGCGCCAATCCGGGCTGCTGGTGACCATCGGCGCGTGCGCCACCTCCGGCGGCATCCAGGCACTGCGCAACTGGGCGGACGTGGGCGAGTTCACGCGGACCGTTTACGCCAGCCCCGAGTACATCCACACGCTGGATCGCTCGCGTCCGATCAGCGATTTCGTGCCCGTGGACTTCGAGCTGCGCGGTTGCCCCATCAGCAAGCAGCAGCTCGTGGACCTTGTCACCTCGCTGCTGATCGGGCGCAAGCCGTCGGTACCGGAACACGCGGTGTGCAACGAGTGCAAGCGGCAGGGGACGGTCTGCGTGATGGTCGCGGAGGGGGTCCCGTGCCTGGGTCCGGCCACGCAGGCCGGGTGCGGCGCGATCTGCCCGGCCTACAACAGGGGGTGCTACGGGTGCTTCGGCCCAATGGATCTGTCCAATCCGGCCGCGCTCGGCGCCCGCTTCATCGCGATGGGACAGACCGCTCGTGACGTCAGCCGCGCCTTCCGCGGCTTCAACGGCTACTCGGCGGTCTTCCGGGCGGCCAGCGAGCAGTTTGAAAAGGACGCCATCCCAAGTTAG